The sequence below is a genomic window from Humulus lupulus chromosome 3, drHumLupu1.1, whole genome shotgun sequence.
TGTAGTATAAAATTGTGAGATGAAAGAGAAAAAATGGAGTTTTGATAAGGTATTTTAATAGATAAAGTACATCATTCATTGGAGTGGTTGAAGAGAATTTTCGAAAATGTCATAAATTTGTGGTAAACATAAATGGGCTTGGGCCCAACACTGTTTTGAGGGCCAGCCGGCCAGGGGATGGGTTGGGCATTAAGCCCTTTATATTTCATCTCCACATCATTTGTGTTTTAAGTTCTGTGTTCTCTCCTTGCTGCCATCTCAGTGTACAAAAATAGGTCAAATGGTTGTCGATGCTCATAAATATTGATAAGGGTAAAATGGTCCCAAGAAGAccataatgatatgtgcacccaaataTAACAaccaattatatttatttaaattgagacccatttgtattaaaaaaaagagAATAGGAGTGTCCTTCAAGAAAACAATGCAGTTGCCATTGTGTCCTCCTTCCCATACAAAGACAACTGCACTGTTTTCATAAGGAAACTCTTCACTCTTTTGAAACTACTTCACTGGGACACAAATGGCCGCCGGATTCTGTCCCAAAAGCAGGTACTCAATAATacacaaatttatttttttctttggtttgaACCCTAAGGTTTTTCTTTGTCTTATTTCTTGATGGATCACTGttacttaaacatgcatattaattgTAGTCTAAAGATCCTAGCATTATTATgtgactttatatatatatatataaacatctaTCTTTATATGTAGTTTTAAAGATGGTATTCTCTGGGCCATTACTGAAGTTACCTCGCCTGTGGTTGGAGAAGCCTGTGCGGTGTGACCATACATATAATCATTGAGGTTGAGGCTCTACACTCACTTGTGGGAAATTAATGATATAGTTCAGCAAGTTTCTGATCTACTTTCGAAACCTTGTGGTTGTAATTTTTCTCTCATTTCtagaaattttaatttttgtgCACACAATCTTGCAATGTATGAATCAACGTTTcgatcaaaaacaaaaaaaaaaaaatcaagctaGCTTTGTGTGTgtgacttttttttattattactattaaTATAAAGGTTCAATCTGTATTTGTTTCAACTTGTTCAAGGCGTTTAGGTAAATAtcattttgtaatttaaaaaaaaataaataaataaaaattacttGCCGCATATACAACACTCAACATTCAAACCAAGTCTTTCATAATGATGAAGCTGAGAAAATTACTTATTACTGTACGAAGATAAATCTAAGAGATAAAAGTCTTGTTACCAGTGTTAAAGTGTTCCTTTTTTTCGAAAATCATGTCAACCATCGTTTCAAATACTATAACACCTggttagaaagaaaaaaaatctaacaATAAGGAAGTACTCTAAGATGTCTTTCACCTATCTGAGAATTTTCTTAATTTCACAAATTTGTGGTAAACATAAATTGATCTTTGCTTTaaaataaatagttaatttgagGCAAAAGAAGATGGCAGAATTTCAACAAGTACATTTGAAGCAAAAGGAGCACAAAAGTAAAACCACTCACTCCCTCACGCTCATTCCACTTCAGCTAAATAATCGTCGATTTCAGCTGGCGTAAGCACTCTGCAAGCACAACAACTCAACCGATGAATACCGAAATCACAAGCTAGCACGTTCcataaattagaaagaaaaataatGGTGTCTGGATGTCAAGTTAAGCATTTCTTTTGGTCTATTATTAACATGAAAGAAAAGACTTTCTCAACATTGAGAAGAGAATCTCAATTTACGTTTAAATGGGAAAATGATATTAAACAACCCCTTTGtaacaaaaatgaaaatattcTAGGCCTTTTGCTCAGATTATTCGTCCATATTTATGACATTCTCTAATCACAAAAAAAAACTATGGCCAAGGATTGTCTTCAAACATGTATTAGAACCTTAAGTAGAACAACTAGAAACCAGAACAGAACACATAGTAGTAAAGTGAGCAATGCAACACACAAACTAGATATTACTGAACACTAGTTCATTTAACACATTTAAGTTTGGCAATTAGAGTGTAAGCTATTAAAGTCAAACTTGCCTGAATTTCTTGTCAGTTCCAATAATCCCAATCTCAATGTTTTTGCCTGAGATTTGTCCTTCAAAtctgcaaaagaaaaaaataaataaaataacaatgaAGGCAAATATATTGCTGCAATTTTATTAGGTCTGATTTTATAGCAATTCCAAGTACACGTATAGGCTGCACAATATTTTGAGTACATCTTTCCTTTCTATTACTTAATTTCAATAACTATAGGCATGGTGTGATAAACAAGAGCTCAAAATTTCACGCACAAACTATAATTATCCATTGATCATAATTAAGTTAATCACACAACTTGATAAGAGCACTTATCGATGGCTAAGATAGTGTACATAATTTAATAAAGTTAACCACACCCTGAATGAACCAAACTGACATTAGAACCAAGAAAGACAATTGTCTAGGAGTTGCTTAATTTTTTAACAGTTACGTACCCTTCCTTCAAAGTCAAAATAGCAGTGTGCACAGCATCATCAAGCTCCATGTCATCAGTATACCTAAgagaaaagaaacaaaagaacTTTGACTAAAACGGAGAGGCAAAAGGAGCAAGTGGTTGTGGCAATCAATAACACTATCAAAAGAGAATTTTCAACAGATGTTAAAACATAAATTACAAGTTTCTTTCAATATCAGACTCTTAGAATTGATTAGCCATCTAAATAAGAATGTTATTTATAATATAGATGGAAATAACTAATTTATGAAACTCAAAACTAAAGTACTGTAATTGGACTATGAAAGGTTAACTTATTTGTGCCAagacataaaaaataaaattttattgacTATTTACTTGATCAAAAAACATTTTTCTTCACAATTTACTCAGCACAAACATTGGATTTGTCTACATGTTTCTGCACTTTGGGCACTGATAAAATAGGATGCATACAGAATCTAACTCAAGTACCTCTTCTCAAGAAATGTTTTTGCATTTGAAACATTCTTTCCCATTGCAGAGGCCTTCCATGAGAAATATGAACCTGAAGGATCCACCTATAGAAAATAAAAAGCCACGGCAATACTTATTGTCAGAAAATATCAATGCCAAAGATATATAAATACACTAGTAAGAAAACGGGGAAAATATCTCTTCAAAATCAGAACCGAATAAAGTTGATAtcagaaaagagagagagagagagagagagagaaaagaccTTTAGATGGGAAAATATCAAGCAGAAAAGGATGAGAAATGAACATTACCTGGTATAGTTGAGGACCATTGTCATCAAAGCCAGCAACAAGCAAAGATACTCCAAACGGCCTAACACCACTGCCAAGGGAGAGAACAATAGAAGATTTAGATTCATCAAGGATGCCGCAACTTTTTTATATTCCATTTCTCCTAAATTAGATTAAGTTGCCTAGTGAAAGCGGTTGAAAATGTTCAAGTTCTCAATCCTTGCTTCTTATACCAGGACTCTTTAACAGTTTTTATTTGCCAAACTTGCTCTTTTACTAAGAAGTTTCGTGACTATATGATTCTAGAATGACTCGAAAATAGAAGAGCCCCCACACTCCCATTTTatcaaactcaaaacaataactGTGCTTGTTTACCCCTGTTATACTGCACCGTTAGATATATCAAACACCACACTTTTGAATTTACATTGCAAAGGGTCAAagattacattttttttatataacagtTAAATTATCAATTTGTTAAATTAGCCCAGCTGGGATTTCAGATTCGAACTCCAGACATCTTAAACTTACAGACACCTAACCACTTGAGCTAGACTTAAGTACCAGACTATATGATCCACTTACTAAAATTCCCGCCCATCTTTACACCACACCCCCTTTACAGGTCCCTTTCCAAAGAAGGGGGGACAAAATAGATGCAATGTtctaatcttaaaaaaaaaaccctcTTTGCATTGGCCAGCACACCATTATTTTTGTAAGAGTTGTTAAGAATGAAAATTAGAAGCAAGATTCACAAGCACATAAAGAAATAGTTAATGTAATATTATGATTATAACTACTTATATTACACAACATATTCAGGTCAGGTTACATTTAATTAACTTATCTCTTCCTGTTAGtataaatctaaaatattatataaatatatatatatatataaatgttttaaaatttattagaagTAATCTCATTACCCAGATTGAGTGAACTCTTGCATCACAGCTGCAGTTTCCCTAACAAGTTGAGTAACAGGTATAGGTTCCTACAAACAATATATTAAATGTAAATTAGAAACACTAAAGTATAAAATGtattttcctattaattctacTATGCATACATAAAAATTTATTGTAATAGGgataagggaaaaggaaaaaaaaaaattcaaaatcccTTTCCAACTAATACAAAGCAATCCAACCTCAACTTCTAAGAAGACAGAATATAATCCAGAATTTAAAACAGTACAGAAAGTTTTTAGAAGGATGACaacattaaaagaaaaataaaaaagtctTTTAGTACTAAGTTGCAAAGAAAATGATCAACACATCCAGCGctgaacaaaaataaattaaaacacaTGCGTAGAGAGAGCAATATCATACCTTGTATAATCCATGATATTGTTCAGCCTGCTTCCTGCTTTTCCGAACCAAGACTCGAAAATCAGGACCCATACCACTGCAGTAGTGAAAAATAAAACAGTGGTTGGAAATTGGAAAGCATCAAAGGCATTATTAAAATACTAAATTTGTATAGCCACAAACTACTATCAAATGGAATCTAGTAAACATGTTAATACAACAGATTGGCCCAAGTAAGTTTCATATAATCTCTAAatttaaattcataaaaaaataatgCCTTGTGGTCTTCCTAATAGGGAGCATAAACCGCATATCTAACTGTCAGTCTGCACATCCAGCAGTTTCAAATGGAAGTAGATTCtagtgtttaatttttttaaatgataaaacaaatttCTTTGATTGGAACACATGCACTTCAAGATTTTCAAATGAAACTAATCATTTGCAAAATATAAAGGATGTCCCCACTTAGTATGAAATTAACAGTCATAAAATTCCCTGATACCAAGAATACAGTGATAGTATTAATTTCACAAATCATCTAGCGACAGTCTGCCAATGATTCAGCAGTATGCTAGAGCGAAAATTTATCAAACACAATAATTTTTGTACAAATTAACTAACATTTGTTCTTCTATCAAAAGTTTATCTTTGGTTATTTCTCACTTGCATTAAACTAACTTTGTGAAACCAACAGTCATCAGCTCTAAGCCAATAAGTAAAAGCTTCTAATCAAATACTTAAATTGCTACAGAGATCAAGAAATGTAATTGAGGTAGGAAACCATTTGAGAGGCCAAAACTTTTTCTCACTACAAAAGAAATGGTAACGACAGCAAAATGAAAGCACACAATAGGTACATAATTGTTATGGTATTCACTATAGCAGtaaatattatataaaatttaccTCTGTAatgcaaattttgaaaaataaatatttatcaaaAGTACCagaaaatacaaaaacaaacCTGTATACGACTCCAATATTTGGTGTAAGGGACTGTATTTTCTGGACCTGAAAAAAAATGCAACAAAGAAAGAATAAATGATAGAACACAGATATTAGACTATTAGTATATGAATGCATATTGCAGACAATTgcatctttttttctttcctttttttttttttttttttgaattttcatGTCTTTAGACACAAGAGGAagcaaaataatatttaatataaaaagaaaaccATGAATtatcataaaaacaaaaagacCCTCCTAACAACACCACTGCAACTTAAACCAATTTAGAGAGTAAGAATATTAGTTCAAAAATAACCACATTGCTTGCCTCTTATATATGAGATGAGTTAGAAACTTAGATCTGTCACTATAGTtgtatttatcccactgactacATGCACACTCAATCAGCTCTTGTTCCACATAGAACAGTATTATAGAGTATGTggataattgataattaattagGTTCCTCTGAATGCACcacaaaaaaaagtgtaaaaattaCAGCAACTTTGACATGAATCAACAACAACTAATTAAGAAAATGTTGTGCTTAAACGAAGAACATCAAAACTACAAAACAAGAAGTCTTACAAAAGAGAAGTTCAAAAGCACAAAATCAAAGAGAAGGTAGACACCGAAAGATTAATAAAAAGATTTGAAAAAAGCAAAACTAGCAAAATTAAAACCAAACGTAAGACTGGATCAAAACCATTCCTCAAGAAAACAGGTTTCTAAACAATATGCAGTAGCAGCAATATCAATATAAGTAATAATGAGAACAGGCAAATGCACATGGAGGAAAGAGAGTTTACTCAAAAGGTTATTCTTCTCAATCATTACTAAGCTCATCTACTTAAGTATCTACGAGCTTAATAAAAGTACTAGCATAGATTGTTAATGTATGCATGCTAACATATATAAAAGACACATTTATGTGGACTAGAAACAGACTATATGTACGAGCACACACCCAACCAATCATTTGTGCTAGCCTAAGGGGGCATTACCATCCCAAAACTAAATTACATGTAGATCAACTATCTCTAATTAGGTCAATCTCATAGCTAAGAGGAACTTACAGAAGTCTCATCAACCAATATTGAAGGTAGCTTCTTCTCAGTTGCGATCACAACCCCATTAGCAGCTGCATTAACCAGCTAAATATCAGTactgtatatatacatatatacaagtTCTGTAATCacatagaaaaaagaaaaagaaagaaaaccctCCAACTTGGACAGAACACCATTTCATACGAAATCCAAAATTTTGCAACTTCTACGTTATCGATGGCTAAACCCACACCAAATCAAtcattaatgaaaaaaatccccAAAAATAATTGATGGGTCGAGTACAATATCATATATTACGATTTGAGATTAGGTTTCCAATTTATGTATGGATTGAACTAAGCAATTAACGACGATGAGACAACGAATGCAAGCAATACCTTTGATTCCGAGGGAGGTTTGGCCAGAGCCAACCGCTGTCAAGGCGTGCTCGATCTGTACTAGCTTTCCTGAAGGGCTGttcaatacaaaaataaaacatCAGAGAATGAAATGCGACCATGAAAATGAAAAGCAAAGAGTGAGAGAGATATACATACCTAAACGTAGTGAGAGAAAATGAGTACTGGCTGTCTCCCATGGCGACTTGAGAGAGAAGCTCTGTTTGGGAAGatcggagagagagagaggtttgaAGTTTGGGGTTTGGGCGAAACTCGAAAGAAGAGTGAAGAGTGATGgaaaagaaaaatgagaaaagcGAAAGGGAAAAGCGGAACGGGCCTCACTCAGATCAGTTTTCTTGTTCAAGaagaatagttttttttttttttttttttaaaaataagtgaTTTTGTATTATAGCCCTAGTTTTAATATTTGGTCcctcacataatcatttaaataatttagattggtggtaaaaaaaattcaaacaatattaatttttaaatagatcattttaaaaaaaaattatcaaaattaagaaaaaatacaaaataactgaaaaaaaataatttttaccaatttatctttatttaataaaaaagatAAATGGCTCCTTTAGTTGCAATTTGTTGTTTCATAAACTAAAAACTAAAATTTACAATTCAAGAAATGTTTCATCAAACATTATTTTCTTGTGGTATTCTTGGTGAGCAAAATTCATGCTTAATTACTCAAATCATCCAATTCAAGTTGTGATTTGTgatttaagatatttttcaaaGTGCTTTACTCTTGTTCCCTACATATATTTTGTATTTGAATAATGATATATGTATCAGTACTAAAATATTATACTAGTTGATGTAGtgctattttttaaaaaagttgtcccacttaaaataaatttaattggttaaataaaattattacgTCAATTATTGTAATGTtttagtgcacatatcattactcttagtatttataatgttttataaattttaatatattattacatagggttaatatttttttttagatcttaTGTTTGGTTTCATTACTTATTTGAActatgtattttgataaattatattttagaccctaaattttataaaatagttcaaataaactaCTTAATCCGAATTTGGTCAAAGTTTTTTTAACtacaatcacaaataattcacaaaactaACAATTGAGAATAAAGTAGTAGAATCATTCTACCAtaacaactgtgttgttatattcaattttttcttcatcaaaattggatTTAGATATCTAGTTGAACTATCttacaaaatacaagattcaAAAAGTAGTTGGTTTAAAACACAaggtgaaaaaaaatataaatcttATTACAAATACCAATTACTAATTAATTATATGTTAATTGCTTTATGATTCCAATATGACAATATATAGTACTATTATGTATTTTTAATTATTGACTCATAATGATTATTATAATGGAAAAAAGTTTAGATTGAGAAAAGGAAAACAATGCTTAATTTACAGTGGTTTGACCCTCAAAACTAACTAATAATGTCCATTATAGCTTACATATTGCACCATTACTGTGTATGTACACATCTCTAATATAGATCTTCAAAAAATATTCAAATTCTAAAAAATATCACCTCAAATAGATATTTGAGTAAAAAATTATGAACCTTCAATGAATTACATCAATTTTCATCATAATGCATCGAGGTGTGTTGAGGCGCcttaaaatcatgattttcatgagaAAATTCGATGTACCTCAATGCACCTCGATTTACCTCGATTCCCAACTCGATGGatccttaaaaatcatgattttgatgaAAAATTCGATTCACTTCGATGCACCTTAATAAAATTCGATGTCATTCATTGAaaatgcataacttttcactttGGTGTCCTTTTttaggtgattttttttaatttgagtatttttttagatctacacgtttgagatatgTACATACACACTTGGGAAGTTTAAAAGTTAAAAACATGCCCAATTTCGAATATAATAGGGTATTTTTTAAAACTTGGGGTGTTATCAAactttaaacttctcaaatgtgtATTTATGCATTTAGTAGTTGTCAAAGATTGGGGGcaaaaatgataattattttatgcaaatcgtAATAGTAGGCACGATCTGATAATATCAATAATTCATGAAGAAATTTTAAGTGACCGTATATTTTAGGGGACATAATCTAGTAGTGTCAAAAATTCAGAAGacaaaaatgatatttattcttttagTTACTATTTATATTATATCAttttttctccttaaacacaCAAGCGAACTATATTTTTTAAGTAGTACTATGAGAAATGTGATTATAAAAATAGATAATATTAAACTAAATGTATTTAGTAGctaatt
It includes:
- the LOC133824503 gene encoding proteasome subunit alpha type-2-A — translated: MGDSQYSFSLTTFSPSGKLVQIEHALTAVGSGQTSLGIKAANGVVIATEKKLPSILVDETSVQKIQSLTPNIGVVYSGMGPDFRVLVRKSRKQAEQYHGLYKEPIPVTQLVRETAAVMQEFTQSGGVRPFGVSLLVAGFDDNGPQLYQVDPSGSYFSWKASAMGKNVSNAKTFLEKRYTDDMELDDAVHTAILTLKEGFEGQISGKNIEIGIIGTDKKFRVLTPAEIDDYLAEVE